In Diachasmimorpha longicaudata isolate KC_UGA_2023 chromosome 7, iyDiaLong2, whole genome shotgun sequence, the following proteins share a genomic window:
- the Alg-2 gene encoding programmed cell death protein 6 isoform X1 yields MSHCSSMPSREFLWDIFQRVDQDNSGAISADELQRALSNGTWTPFNPETVRLMIGMFDTDKSVPNETGMFDKNQNGTVNFEEFGALWKYVTDWQNCFRSFDRDNSGNIDREELKIALTNFGYRLSENLIDTLIRKYDRLGRGTIYFDDFIQCCIVLYTLTSAFRKLDSDLDGVITIHYEQFLGMVFSLKI; encoded by the exons ATGTCGCATTGTTCATCAATGCCATCGAGGGAATTCCTGTGGGATATTTTCCAAAG agTCGATCAGGATAACTCGGGAGCAATCAGCGCTGATGAGTTGCAGCGAGCACTCTCCAATGGCACCTGGACACCATTTAATCCTGAAACAGTGCGTTTGATGATAG GTATGTTTGACACTGACAAAAGTGTTCCCAATGAAACAGGTATGTTCGACAAGAATCAGAATGGAACCGTAAATTTCGAAGAATTTGGAGCGCTGTGGAAATACGTGACGGATTGGCAGAATTGCTTCAGATCATTCGATAGAGACAACAGTGGGAATATCGATCGTGAGGAATTGAAGATAGCATTGACCAATTTTGGATATCGATTGTCAGAAAATCTCATTGATACACTCATCAGGAAATACGATCGTTTGGGCAGGGGCACTATTTACTTCGATGATTTTATTCAATGCTGCATTGTACTCTAT ACTCTAACATCAGCCTTCAGAAAGTTGGATTCTGACCTGGATGGAGTCATCACAATCCATTACGAACAATTCTTGGGCATGGTCTTCAGCTTAAAAATTTAG
- the Alg-2 gene encoding programmed cell death protein 6 isoform X2, giving the protein MSHCSSMPSREFLWDIFQRVDQDNSGAISADELQRALSNGTWTPFNPETVRLMIGMFDKNQNGTVNFEEFGALWKYVTDWQNCFRSFDRDNSGNIDREELKIALTNFGYRLSENLIDTLIRKYDRLGRGTIYFDDFIQCCIVLYTLTSAFRKLDSDLDGVITIHYEQFLGMVFSLKI; this is encoded by the exons ATGTCGCATTGTTCATCAATGCCATCGAGGGAATTCCTGTGGGATATTTTCCAAAG agTCGATCAGGATAACTCGGGAGCAATCAGCGCTGATGAGTTGCAGCGAGCACTCTCCAATGGCACCTGGACACCATTTAATCCTGAAACAGTGCGTTTGATGATAG GTATGTTCGACAAGAATCAGAATGGAACCGTAAATTTCGAAGAATTTGGAGCGCTGTGGAAATACGTGACGGATTGGCAGAATTGCTTCAGATCATTCGATAGAGACAACAGTGGGAATATCGATCGTGAGGAATTGAAGATAGCATTGACCAATTTTGGATATCGATTGTCAGAAAATCTCATTGATACACTCATCAGGAAATACGATCGTTTGGGCAGGGGCACTATTTACTTCGATGATTTTATTCAATGCTGCATTGTACTCTAT ACTCTAACATCAGCCTTCAGAAAGTTGGATTCTGACCTGGATGGAGTCATCACAATCCATTACGAACAATTCTTGGGCATGGTCTTCAGCTTAAAAATTTAG
- the LOC135164659 gene encoding LMBR1 domain-containing protein 2 homolog, translating into MSVGPLVTEIVLTFCLAATLLYRYGNVFRNHIVVTLSVLIAWYFSLLIIFILPLDVSSTVYRQCVEQNRVVNATIQSLEPNGTSPLAPCQKPWSSVADNVFPNLWRIVYWTSQCLTWIILPLMQSYIKAGDFTVRGKLKSALIDNAIYYGSYLFICGILLIYIALKPGPNLDGQKLKAIASSASNTWGLFLLVLLLGYALVEVPRGLWNSSKLPYKLQYSYFKASKLSLEKCEAEETVDDILESLQAASAAIGPNHPFYRNLETILQKVPVEIKEKINRRQLPDDTPLDTPSEKALIRLHRQTIKALQTLQRTETQWGILIEKIFHLEDIANNLSNHDRRFKSSFGKLRPLYMRILCNPTVEWYWKCMIKSYVQRVAAVAAGCLSVAVVWSEVTFFNKSPVLSLFAQFLNLAKAKYDYLTIEIHSTVIIAYLCYCAYSTVLKIRLLNLYYLAPHHQTNEYSLIFSGMMLCRLTPPMCLNFLGLIHMDSHIIKTHMLETYYTQVMGHMDVISIISDGFNVYFPMAILAFCLATYFSVGSRLLNVLGFQQFLGDDELTTDLVDEGRALILRERRKIQRAEDSLTRRREFQERFTNPNTTSSRYRNSRQNSDTVRPLKRDESTESARAGLLRDFEPSDYYVGTTYDSANSYSVNNYSGGYQAADFNDLHNDETRNFTSANSSRLVGPPRRIFDDV; encoded by the exons ATGAGTGTGGGTCCTCTAGTTACGGAAATCGTCCTGACATTTTGTCTGGCTGCAACACTACTTTACAGATATGGCAATGTATTCAGAAATCATATTGTCGTTACATTGTCGGTACTCATCGCTTGGTACTTCTCGTTATTGATCATATTCATACTACCTCTAGATGTTTCTTCA ACTGTCTATCGACAATGTGTCGAGCAAAATCGAGTAGTAAACGCAACGATTCAAagcctagagccaaacggaaCGAGTCCTTTGGCCCCATGTCAGAAGCCTTGGTCAAGTGTAGCCGACAACGTATTTCCCAATTTGTGGAGAATCGTATACTGGACCTCCCAATGTTTAACATGGATAATTCTCCCCCTCATGCAGTCTTACATAAAAGCCGGTGACTTCACTGTCCGGGGAAAACTAAAGTCTGCATTAATTGACAATGCCATCTACTACGGAAGCTACCTCTTCATCTGcggaattttattgatttatattGCCCTCAAGCCAGGCCCAAATTTGGACGGTCAAAAACTGAAAGCCATCGCCTCGTCAGCTTCCAATACTTGGGGATTATTTCTCCTTGTTCTCCTCCTCGGATACGCCCTCGTAGAGGTACCCAGAGGGCTCTGGAACTCTAGCAAATTACCTTACAAACTTCAATACAGTTATTTCAAGGCATCAAAGTTATCTTTGGAGAAGTGTGAAGCTGAGGAGACTGTCGATGACATATTGGAGTCACTGCAGGCAGCATCAGCTGCGATAGGACCCAACCACCCATTCTACAGGAATCTCGAAACAATTCTTCAAAAAGTTCCTGTCGAAATTAAAGAGAAAATTAACAGAAGACAACTGCCAGATGATACTCCACTCGACACACCCTCGGAGAAAGCATTGATCAGACTTCACAGGCAGACCATCAAAGCCCTTCAAACTCTCCAGAGAACCGAGACCCAGTGGGGAATTTTaatagagaaaatttttcatctcgaGGATATCGCTAATAATCTTTCGAATCATGACAGAAGATTCAAGTCTTcatttggaaaattgcgaCCACTCTACATGAGAATATTGTGCAATCCAACGGTCGAGTGGTACTGGAAGTGTATGATAAAGAGTTATGTCCAGAGGGTAGCTGCTGTTGCAGCTGGATGTCTTTCGGTTGCTGTTGTCTGGTCTGAAGTCACCTTCTTCAACAAATCTCCAGTTCTATCCCTCTTCGCCCAGTTTTTAAACTTAGCTAAAGCCAAATACGACTATTTAACTATTGAAATACACTCCACCGTGATCATTGCATATTTATGCTACTGCGCATATTCTACAGTGCTGAAGATACGTTTGTTAAATCTATATTATCTTGCACCACATCACCAGACCAATGAATACAGTCTTATTTTCAGTGGAATGATGCTGTGTCGTTTGACACCACCAATGTGCCTCAATTTTCTGGGGCTCATTCACATGGACTCGCATATTATCAAAACCCACATGCTTGAAACGTATTACACTCAAGTAATGGGACATATGGATGTCATATCGATTATCTCGGATGGTTTTAATGTTTATTTTCCTATGGCCATTCTAGCTTTTTGCTTAGCTACGTATTTTAGTGTTGGAAGCAGACTGTTGAATGTACTTGGATTTCAACAGTTTCTTGGAGACGATGAGCTCACTACGGATCTTGTTGATGAAGGGAGGGCACTTATTCTGCGAG AACGAAGAAAAATACAGAGAGCCGAAGATTCATTGACACGTAGACGTGAATTCCAGGAGAGATTTACAAATCCAAATACAACATCCTCAAGATACAGAAATAGTCGTCAGAACAGCGACACTGTGAGACCACTGAAGAGGGATGAGTCCACAGAATCAGCTAGAGCGGGCCTCTTGCGTGATTTTGAACCCAGCGACTACTATGTTGGTACTACCTACGATAGTGCAAATTCATACAGTGTAAATAATTACAGTGGTGGTTATCAGGCAGctgattttaatgatttacATAATGACGAAACGAGAAATTTTACATCGGCAAATAGCAGCCGTTTGGTTGGTCCGCCTAGAAGAATTTTTGATGATGTGTGA